One genomic region from Skermania piniformis encodes:
- a CDS encoding CaiB/BaiF CoA transferase family protein, translating into MYGFVPSAGAVLADWGADVIKVEHAVTGDPQRGLRRVGPFVVEGEPNPNVEHANRGKRSIGIDMSVAAGRELILQLAEGADVFLTSFLPQARVKFGIDVDDIRAVNPDIVYARGSALGPRGGEADRGGYDMTAFWCRGGIAATLTPPGMDGIVAPPGPAFGDTISGTNLAGGIAAALLQRERTGATSVVDVSLLGSGIWALGHTVALSAQQQQPMVAPAPGAHGAPTNPLSGLYATADGRYLSLVMLQPAKFWAEVCRHLDRPELAEDARFADAASIAENTAAAVAVLRAVIAERTLAEWSERLATLSGPWAPVQDSLQLLTDGQVRANEYVVAAGELELAASPVQFDATAPQLQPGPEFAAQTEEILLELGLDWDRITALKIAGAVA; encoded by the coding sequence ATGTACGGCTTCGTGCCGTCGGCCGGCGCCGTGCTCGCCGACTGGGGGGCCGACGTGATCAAAGTCGAGCACGCGGTCACCGGCGACCCCCAGCGTGGGCTGCGCCGAGTCGGTCCGTTCGTGGTCGAGGGTGAGCCGAATCCCAATGTGGAGCATGCGAACCGGGGCAAACGCAGCATCGGGATCGACATGTCCGTAGCGGCGGGCCGCGAGCTGATCCTGCAGCTGGCCGAGGGCGCCGACGTGTTCCTGACCAGCTTTCTGCCGCAAGCGCGGGTCAAGTTCGGCATCGACGTCGACGACATCCGCGCGGTGAACCCGGATATCGTCTACGCCCGCGGCAGTGCGCTCGGCCCGCGTGGCGGTGAGGCGGATCGGGGCGGGTACGACATGACGGCGTTCTGGTGCCGCGGCGGAATCGCGGCCACGCTCACCCCGCCCGGGATGGACGGCATCGTCGCGCCACCCGGACCGGCGTTCGGCGACACGATCTCCGGCACGAACCTCGCCGGGGGCATCGCGGCCGCGCTGCTGCAACGCGAACGCACCGGTGCGACGTCGGTGGTGGACGTGTCGTTGCTGGGCAGCGGGATCTGGGCGCTCGGCCACACCGTGGCGTTGTCCGCGCAACAGCAACAGCCGATGGTCGCGCCCGCGCCGGGCGCGCACGGCGCGCCGACCAATCCGTTGTCCGGTCTCTACGCCACCGCGGACGGCCGGTACCTGTCGCTGGTCATGTTGCAGCCGGCGAAGTTCTGGGCCGAGGTGTGCCGGCATCTGGACCGGCCCGAGCTGGCCGAGGATGCGCGGTTCGCCGACGCGGCGTCGATCGCCGAGAACACCGCGGCGGCGGTGGCTGTGCTGCGCGCGGTGATCGCCGAGCGGACCCTGGCGGAGTGGAGCGAACGGTTGGCCACCCTCTCGGGTCCATGGGCGCCGGTGCAGGACTCGCTGCAGCTGCTCACCGACGGCCAGGTTCGCGCCAACGAGTACGTCGTGGCGGCCGGCGAGCTGGAGCTGGCCGCCAGCCCGGTGCAGTTCGATGCGACGGCGCCGCAGCTGCAGCCGGGGCCGGAGTTCGCGGCGCAGACCGAAGAGATCTTGCTCGAGCTGGGGCTCGATTGGGACCGGATCACCGCGCTGAAGATTGCCGGCGCGGTCGCCTGA
- a CDS encoding aldehyde dehydrogenase family protein: MSTQEKAVTVTRRLLIDGELIETDRTLASLNPATGEVYGFAPEAGVAEADAAIAAARRAFDTTDWATDVELRARCLRQLYQALRDNVEELRELTIAEVGATRNLTLGNQLEAPFEIVRYYADLLDDYAWTEDLGNVEVRGQQHHRWVEHEAAGVVAAIVAYNYPHQLALAKLAPALAAGCTIVLKGAPDTPLATLALGEIIAEHTDIPAGVVNVLSSSDVAVGKRMTTHPDVDVVTFTGSTPVGREIMAAASGTLKRVFLELGGKSAMILLDDADFTTAAMFAAFSIVTHAGQGCALTTRLLVPAAAHDQVAQLVAANFGHVRHGDPGDSSTYMGPLISERQRDKVDGLVQRAVADGATLVTGGEKLEPGFFYAPTLLANVDPDSEIAQEEVFGPVLVLIPYTDDDDAVRIANNSRYGLSGAVFGADSERAKAVARRVRAGTFSVNGGNYFHPDAPFGGYKQSGIGREMGRDGMAEFLERKTLAEIVP; this comes from the coding sequence ATGTCGACGCAGGAGAAGGCCGTGACGGTGACTCGTCGGCTGCTGATCGACGGAGAACTGATCGAGACGGACCGCACCCTGGCGTCGCTCAATCCGGCGACCGGTGAGGTCTACGGTTTCGCACCCGAGGCCGGAGTCGCCGAGGCCGACGCCGCGATCGCGGCCGCGCGGCGCGCGTTCGACACCACCGATTGGGCTACCGACGTCGAGCTGCGTGCCCGGTGCCTGCGTCAGCTCTACCAAGCCCTCCGGGACAACGTCGAGGAGCTGCGGGAGCTGACCATCGCCGAGGTCGGCGCCACCCGCAACCTCACTCTGGGCAATCAACTCGAGGCACCGTTCGAGATCGTCCGCTACTACGCCGACCTGCTCGACGACTACGCCTGGACCGAGGATCTGGGCAACGTCGAAGTCCGTGGTCAGCAGCACCACCGCTGGGTGGAGCACGAAGCCGCCGGCGTCGTCGCCGCGATCGTCGCCTACAACTACCCCCATCAGTTGGCGCTGGCCAAGCTGGCGCCGGCATTGGCGGCCGGCTGCACCATCGTGCTCAAGGGCGCTCCCGACACCCCCCTGGCCACCCTTGCGTTGGGTGAGATCATCGCCGAACACACCGACATCCCGGCGGGTGTGGTGAACGTGCTGTCTTCATCCGATGTGGCGGTGGGCAAGCGGATGACCACCCACCCGGACGTGGACGTGGTCACCTTCACCGGTTCCACCCCGGTCGGGCGCGAGATCATGGCGGCCGCCAGCGGAACACTCAAGCGGGTGTTCCTCGAGCTGGGTGGCAAGTCGGCGATGATCCTGCTCGACGACGCGGACTTCACCACGGCGGCCATGTTCGCGGCATTCAGCATCGTCACCCACGCCGGTCAGGGATGTGCGCTGACCACCCGGCTCCTGGTCCCGGCCGCGGCCCACGATCAGGTAGCGCAGCTGGTGGCGGCCAACTTCGGGCACGTCCGACACGGGGATCCGGGCGACTCCAGCACCTACATGGGCCCGCTGATCAGCGAGCGGCAACGAGACAAGGTCGACGGCCTGGTGCAGCGTGCGGTTGCCGACGGCGCGACCCTGGTCACCGGTGGCGAGAAGCTGGAGCCGGGCTTCTTCTATGCCCCGACCCTGCTCGCGAACGTCGACCCGGACAGCGAGATCGCCCAGGAGGAGGTGTTCGGTCCGGTCCTGGTGTTGATCCCGTACACCGACGACGACGACGCGGTGCGGATCGCGAACAACTCGCGCTACGGCTTGTCCGGGGCGGTGTTCGGCGCCGATTCGGAGCGAGCCAAGGCGGTGGCTCGACGGGTGCGTGCCGGCACGTTCAGTGTCAACGGCGGCAACTACTTTCATCCCGACGCGCCGTTCGGTGGCTACAAGCAGTCCGGGATCGGGCGGGAGATGGGTCGCGACGGGATGGCCGAGTTCCTGGAGCGTAAGACGCTCGCGGAGATCGTGCCGTGA